The following are encoded together in the Holophagales bacterium genome:
- a CDS encoding Spy/CpxP family protein refolding chaperone — protein MNTTTRRLATGAMALSLLLAGSAADAGQGFRGGREGAPGRGIRAALASLDLTDDQKAKVKELLEGERPKYETLRQEGRTAREALRTATKAATPDPATVGAAFLRVDAHRNAMRAERDASRQKLEALLTAEQRAKLEGWTSAHRQMRRAAAGAGPRAGRRGAPRAPSS, from the coding sequence ATGAATACGACGACGAGGAGGCTCGCGACCGGTGCCATGGCCCTGAGCCTGCTCCTTGCCGGGAGCGCCGCCGACGCGGGACAGGGATTCCGCGGAGGGCGGGAGGGAGCTCCCGGCCGGGGCATCCGGGCCGCGCTGGCCAGCCTCGACCTGACCGACGACCAGAAGGCGAAGGTGAAGGAGCTCCTGGAGGGCGAAAGGCCGAAGTACGAGACGCTCCGCCAGGAGGGGCGCACCGCCCGCGAGGCGCTCCGGACGGCCACGAAGGCCGCCACGCCCGATCCGGCCACGGTCGGGGCAGCCTTCCTTCGCGTGGACGCCCACCGGAACGCGATGCGTGCCGAAAGGGACGCGTCGCGGCAGAAGCTCGAGGCGCTCCTCACCGCCGAACAGCGGGCGAAACTGGAGGGCTGGACCTCGGCTCATCGGCAGATGCGCCGGGCCGCCGCCGGCGCCGGTCCTCGCGCGGGTCGAAGGGGCGCCCCGAGGGCTCCGTCGAGCTGA
- a CDS encoding metallophosphoesterase family protein codes for MIPYPEPRQVGNGGVAVFADAHLGQAEGDGEDFLAALDEVVARGFRTIVLLGDIFHYFIGSEKLETPLIRRVLVGWDELARQGLELRYIEGNRDFFLRGTRWARAFASYGDTDGLQVGGRRYAFVHGDRINTRDLPYRFWRRVSKNPGSRAALGLIPGPLARRIVQKTEARLYRTNFRHKRVLPEAELRREGARARAAGFDELLVGHFHVEKLYEGDGVVTRILPAWLEERRHAEIGPDGVFRLVEEESASRAVRRPVPA; via the coding sequence GTGATCCCTTATCCGGAGCCGCGCCAGGTCGGGAACGGGGGCGTCGCTGTCTTCGCCGACGCCCACCTCGGTCAGGCGGAAGGGGACGGGGAAGACTTCCTCGCGGCGCTCGACGAGGTCGTGGCCCGGGGTTTCCGGACGATCGTCCTCCTCGGGGACATCTTTCACTACTTCATCGGGAGCGAGAAGCTGGAGACCCCCCTCATCCGGCGGGTCCTCGTGGGCTGGGACGAGCTGGCCCGGCAGGGCCTGGAGCTTCGGTACATCGAAGGCAACCGCGACTTCTTCCTTCGAGGAACGCGCTGGGCGAGGGCCTTTGCCTCGTACGGTGACACGGACGGGCTCCAGGTCGGCGGACGGAGGTACGCCTTCGTCCACGGAGACCGGATCAACACGCGCGACCTTCCGTACCGGTTCTGGCGGCGCGTCTCCAAGAACCCCGGCTCCCGCGCAGCGCTCGGCCTGATCCCGGGGCCGCTCGCCCGCCGGATCGTCCAGAAGACCGAGGCCCGCCTCTACCGGACGAACTTCCGGCACAAGCGGGTGCTGCCTGAGGCGGAACTCCGGCGGGAGGGAGCCAGAGCCCGGGCAGCGGGCTTCGACGAGCTTCTCGTGGGGCACTTCCACGTAGAGAAGCTCTACGAGGGAGACGGCGTGGTCACCCGGATACTCCCCGCCTGGCTCGAGGAGCGGCGACACGCCGAGATCGGCCCCGACGGGGTCTTCCGGCTCGTCGAGGAGGAGAGCGCCTCGCGGGCAGTCCGCCGCCCGGTGCCGGCGTGA
- a CDS encoding ABC transporter ATP-binding protein, giving the protein MPPHAIRCEGLVKHYGDVVAVDGLDLEVFRGECFGLLGPNGAGKTTTIEILEGLTSADAGDVEVLGARWSRDGHALRERLGISLQETQLADKLTVEETLLLFRSFYRKGRDPEELLASLSLGEKRHARVGKLSGGQRQRLAVACALAGEPELLFLDEPTTGLDPQSRRDLWEQVERFKRDGGTVLLTTHYMDEAERLCDRVAIVDHGRRIALGTPEELIAQLHATNVVEFATEPRLPQELLAALAGVSEVHATGDGWALGVRTLAETVPALLAAVDASSARLLSLATHRATLEDLFVAKTGRKLRDA; this is encoded by the coding sequence GTGCCTCCCCACGCCATTCGCTGCGAGGGCCTCGTCAAGCACTACGGGGACGTCGTCGCCGTCGACGGACTCGACCTGGAGGTTTTCCGCGGCGAGTGCTTCGGGCTCCTCGGCCCGAACGGCGCCGGGAAGACGACGACGATCGAGATCCTCGAAGGGCTCACCTCGGCCGACGCGGGAGACGTCGAGGTGCTCGGGGCCCGCTGGAGCCGCGACGGGCACGCCCTCCGCGAGCGGCTGGGCATCTCCCTGCAGGAGACGCAGCTCGCCGACAAGCTGACGGTCGAGGAGACGCTCCTCCTCTTCCGCTCCTTTTACCGGAAGGGTCGCGACCCCGAAGAGCTCCTCGCCAGCCTCTCCCTCGGCGAGAAGCGCCACGCCCGGGTCGGGAAGCTCTCCGGCGGGCAGAGGCAGCGGCTCGCCGTCGCGTGCGCTCTCGCGGGCGAGCCCGAGCTCCTCTTTCTCGACGAGCCGACGACCGGCCTGGACCCGCAGAGCCGCCGCGACCTCTGGGAGCAGGTGGAGCGCTTCAAGCGGGACGGCGGGACTGTCCTCCTGACGACGCACTACATGGACGAAGCCGAGCGGCTCTGCGACCGGGTGGCGATCGTCGACCACGGCAGGCGGATCGCCCTCGGCACTCCGGAGGAGCTGATCGCCCAGCTCCACGCCACGAACGTCGTCGAGTTCGCGACGGAGCCGCGCCTGCCGCAGGAGTTGCTCGCGGCGCTGGCGGGAGTCTCCGAGGTGCACGCCACCGGTGACGGCTGGGCCCTCGGCGTCAGGACACTCGCCGAAACGGTTCCCGCCCTTCTCGCCGCCGTCGACGCGTCTTCCGCGCGCCTTCTCTCCCTCGCAACCCACCGGGCGACGCTCGAGGACCTCTTCGTCGCGAAGACCGGGCGGAAGCTTCGCGATGCGTAA
- the lpdA gene encoding dihydrolipoyl dehydrogenase yields MSSIPSASYDVIVIGSGPGGYVAAIRAAQLGLRTAIVEKDAKAPGVGLGGTCLHRGCIPTKAMLKSATLFDEVRHAADFGVKVSGVELDFDAVRKFRDKVVVKGARGVEYLMKKNKVDVVAGFGRLDGAGRVAVASPEGERVLEARSILLATGSAPRDLPFLKADGVKILNSDHVLKSTHVPKSVLVIGSGAVGSEFASCYSRYGAKTILVEVLPRLLPVEDEEVSKEVEKSFRKRGIECWTGTAVEAVGENPDGTLKVAAKTADGVSKSWDVEWVILAVGRRPVTDGVGLEAAGVVTDRGYVKVDAYQRTNVSGVYAIGDCTPTIWLAHVASAEGIVAAETIAGHPTVPINRDQVPGCTYCDPEVASIGLTEARAKERGFEVKVGRFGFQVLAKSAMEHTNEGFVKIVSDGRYDEVLGVHIVGPHATELIGQAAAFLRCEATTEEMVRTIHAHPTLSEALHEAAEAVGGHNIHG; encoded by the coding sequence ATGAGCAGCATTCCCTCCGCGTCGTACGACGTCATCGTCATCGGCTCCGGCCCAGGCGGCTACGTCGCCGCCATCCGCGCCGCCCAGCTCGGTCTGAGAACCGCGATCGTCGAGAAGGACGCCAAGGCCCCGGGCGTCGGCCTCGGAGGCACCTGCCTTCACCGGGGCTGCATCCCCACCAAGGCGATGCTCAAGTCGGCGACCCTTTTCGACGAGGTCCGGCACGCCGCCGACTTCGGGGTGAAGGTCTCGGGCGTCGAGCTCGATTTCGACGCCGTGCGCAAGTTCCGCGACAAGGTCGTCGTCAAAGGGGCCCGCGGGGTCGAGTACCTCATGAAGAAGAACAAGGTCGACGTCGTCGCCGGCTTCGGCCGGCTCGACGGCGCCGGCCGGGTGGCCGTGGCGAGCCCCGAGGGCGAGAGGGTCCTCGAGGCGAGGAGCATCCTCCTCGCGACCGGGTCGGCCCCCCGCGACCTTCCATTCCTGAAAGCGGACGGGGTGAAGATCCTCAACTCCGACCACGTCCTGAAGTCGACGCACGTCCCGAAATCGGTTCTCGTCATCGGCTCCGGCGCCGTCGGCTCCGAGTTCGCGTCGTGCTACTCGCGCTACGGGGCGAAGACGATCCTCGTCGAGGTCCTCCCCCGCCTCCTCCCCGTCGAGGACGAGGAGGTCTCGAAAGAGGTCGAGAAGTCGTTTAGGAAGCGCGGCATCGAGTGCTGGACGGGGACCGCGGTCGAGGCCGTCGGCGAGAACCCTGACGGGACTCTCAAGGTCGCCGCGAAGACGGCCGACGGAGTCTCGAAGAGCTGGGACGTCGAGTGGGTCATCCTGGCGGTCGGCCGCCGCCCCGTTACCGATGGCGTCGGTCTCGAGGCCGCGGGCGTCGTGACCGACCGCGGCTACGTCAAGGTCGACGCCTACCAGCGGACGAACGTCTCCGGCGTCTACGCCATCGGCGACTGCACCCCGACCATCTGGCTCGCGCACGTCGCCTCGGCCGAGGGCATCGTCGCCGCCGAGACGATCGCGGGGCACCCCACGGTGCCGATCAACCGCGACCAGGTCCCGGGCTGCACCTACTGCGACCCCGAGGTCGCTTCCATAGGCCTCACGGAGGCGAGGGCGAAGGAGCGCGGCTTCGAGGTGAAGGTCGGGAGGTTCGGCTTCCAGGTCCTCGCGAAGTCGGCCATGGAGCACACGAACGAGGGATTCGTGAAGATCGTCTCCGACGGCAGGTACGACGAGGTCCTCGGCGTCCACATCGTCGGCCCCCACGCCACCGAGCTGATCGGCCAGGCGGCGGCCTTCCTGCGCTGCGAAGCCACGACCGAGGAGATGGTCCGGACGATCCACGCCCACCCGACGCTCTCCGAGGCGCTCCACGAGGCCGCCGAGGCGGTCGGCGGCCACAACATCCACGGGTGA
- a CDS encoding sigma 54-interacting transcriptional regulator, with the protein MPAPTSLVAEDVATREVFDTVRRVASHRISVLVLGESGTGKELVAREVHRASGRTGPFVAVNVAALPDTLAEAELFGAARGAFTGADRDRQGVFEASSGGTLFLDEIGDLSPQVQAKLLRVLQECEVRRLGETRTRAVDLHLVAATHRDLARLVGEGRFRGDLLYRIAGITVTLSPLRERPRDLRVLLDRALAGTSVAPEARAALLSWSWPGNVRELISAVELAKAMAGPGCRVERQHLPEPLRVPAAAPAEGRGRYRAAVDEAKRRVILETLAEAAGNRTRAAALLGLSRQSLLYEMKRLSIND; encoded by the coding sequence GTGCCGGCGCCGACCTCCCTCGTGGCCGAGGACGTCGCGACGCGCGAGGTCTTCGACACGGTGAGGCGCGTGGCGTCCCACCGGATCTCCGTCCTCGTCCTCGGCGAGAGCGGCACCGGCAAGGAGCTCGTGGCGCGGGAGGTCCACCGCGCATCGGGAAGGACCGGCCCGTTCGTCGCAGTGAACGTCGCGGCTCTTCCCGATACCCTCGCCGAAGCGGAGCTGTTCGGTGCGGCGCGGGGAGCCTTCACCGGCGCCGACCGGGACCGCCAGGGGGTGTTCGAGGCCTCGTCCGGCGGAACGCTGTTCCTGGACGAGATCGGTGACCTCTCGCCCCAGGTCCAGGCCAAGCTCCTGCGTGTCCTGCAGGAGTGCGAGGTCCGGCGCCTGGGCGAAACGCGGACGCGGGCGGTCGACCTGCACCTCGTCGCCGCCACCCATCGCGACCTCGCCCGGCTCGTCGGGGAAGGCCGCTTCCGGGGCGACCTCCTCTACCGGATCGCCGGAATCACGGTCACCCTCTCGCCGCTGCGGGAAAGGCCGAGGGACCTGCGTGTCCTTCTCGACCGGGCGCTCGCCGGAACTTCGGTCGCGCCCGAGGCCAGGGCGGCGCTTCTCTCATGGAGCTGGCCCGGGAACGTCCGCGAGCTCATCTCGGCGGTCGAGCTGGCGAAGGCCATGGCCGGACCGGGATGCCGCGTGGAACGTCAACACCTTCCCGAGCCGCTGCGCGTCCCGGCGGCAGCACCGGCGGAGGGGAGAGGCCGGTACAGAGCGGCGGTGGACGAGGCGAAGAGGAGGGTGATCCTCGAGACGCTCGCGGAGGCAGCGGGGAACCGGACACGGGCAGCCGCCCTTCTGGGCCTCTCCCGCCAATCGCTCCTCTACGAGATGAAGCGTCTTTCGATCAACGACTAG
- a CDS encoding S8 family serine peptidase, protein MRAFGAAGALLAAAVLTPAPFPVHAAAVKPFVAEGVREGLTAGGRLRVLIAPHEPGSSPFAAPPGLEIVRSLSSGRILSGWLTPAGLAQLEHEGGTAAVVLDRVVRPAGQVGTAQIGADRLLASGVTGAGRAIAIVDTGIDLFHPDFGATASGGGRIVGGWNFADGNDDIYDCDGHGTSVAGVAAGAQGIAPGASIVALRVFGARDGCRGALASDVLAAVDWALERRADLGIEVLNISLADDRVRSGFCDSEDPVSAGLFARARTEGLAVVAASGNSGQIASLSWPACHSDVVSVGMVYSAGQGPVAWDGAAECSDSVTGPDVVPCVSNAGPALSLLAPGIRWVTPTAGGGRRTTFSGTSAAAPAAAASLLLSRQVASFPDPALATDFLRLTGVPVTSSRSLTTTPRVDVGAAFVSTSPFTGPCERVAPSGTAGGAVVCRATITALVGKVSSLAVALSIERPRLLSLKASLTGPDGTSVRLLEDPGLEGTVFREVIGRTVESKEPLSLFSGRPASGVWTLRLEDGVDPAGSRLTSWALVIEPEAPLLAEPSGAPARLLPTIARNAGRFGSFFATDIVLFNPDEQASADVTLSFLPSGRPRDVASTVSLSLPPRSTRALGDVVGNAFRTTGFGPVHISAPNDVVVASRIDTTSAGGGSYGLLVPDVGPEGAIGRLDSPAWLVPVFRPGSSRVNAGFVEVTGAPASVELLVRDGSGSVTGRIALDLLPFESRQINDIHQSAAVAPTSGDLFEVRVLSGSGRVVAWATAVDNGSNDGLLVTASRLRRDAYLPAAARSPGRFGSFFRTDLKLANPWSSPVNVRVSYYPSKGAGPFQLVLSLGAWETRLFEDVLSSVLGLSEDSAGALRLTVLGDVPGFVASSRTYAEESARSYGLAISVLENAEAVAGERIALTFLSSSHETRTNLGFLETFGIPTRARVTLLDAAGRSLAVQELLLDRHGAVQWNDVFAEMGVGPRQNASALVEVLDGGAVIAHAIRVDNLTNDASFLPGRVLRPRPPGPLSAR, encoded by the coding sequence ATGCGTGCTTTCGGCGCCGCAGGCGCCCTCCTCGCTGCCGCGGTCCTGACCCCGGCCCCATTCCCGGTTCACGCCGCGGCGGTGAAGCCGTTCGTCGCGGAGGGCGTCCGGGAGGGATTGACAGCCGGAGGGCGGCTCCGGGTCCTCATCGCGCCCCACGAGCCCGGTTCCAGCCCGTTCGCGGCCCCGCCCGGTCTCGAGATCGTCCGCTCCCTGTCGAGCGGACGCATCCTTTCGGGCTGGCTGACTCCCGCCGGCCTGGCGCAGCTCGAGCATGAGGGCGGGACCGCCGCCGTCGTCCTGGACCGCGTCGTCCGTCCCGCCGGGCAGGTCGGTACGGCCCAGATCGGCGCCGACCGGCTCCTCGCGTCCGGTGTCACGGGCGCCGGGCGGGCGATCGCGATCGTCGATACCGGGATCGACCTCTTCCATCCCGACTTCGGCGCGACCGCCTCCGGAGGCGGCCGCATCGTGGGGGGCTGGAACTTCGCGGACGGAAACGACGACATCTACGACTGCGACGGACACGGGACCTCGGTCGCCGGCGTTGCGGCGGGCGCCCAGGGAATCGCGCCGGGAGCCTCGATCGTCGCGCTCAGGGTCTTCGGCGCCCGCGACGGCTGCCGGGGGGCCCTCGCATCGGACGTTCTCGCGGCCGTCGACTGGGCCCTGGAGCGCCGCGCCGATCTGGGAATCGAGGTTCTCAACATCAGCCTGGCCGACGACCGGGTTCGAAGCGGCTTCTGCGACTCCGAGGATCCCGTTTCCGCTGGGCTCTTCGCCCGCGCCCGCACGGAGGGTCTCGCCGTCGTGGCTGCCTCCGGGAACTCCGGTCAGATCGCGAGCCTCTCGTGGCCAGCGTGCCACTCCGACGTCGTCAGCGTGGGGATGGTCTATTCCGCAGGACAGGGGCCGGTGGCGTGGGACGGCGCCGCGGAGTGCAGCGACTCCGTGACGGGACCAGACGTCGTTCCCTGCGTCAGCAACGCAGGGCCCGCCCTGTCGCTCCTGGCGCCAGGCATCCGGTGGGTCACGCCGACGGCGGGAGGCGGCCGGCGCACGACGTTCTCCGGAACGTCGGCGGCGGCACCGGCGGCGGCCGCCTCGCTCCTCCTCTCGAGGCAGGTTGCGTCGTTCCCCGATCCCGCTCTCGCCACCGATTTCCTCCGGCTCACGGGGGTTCCGGTGACCAGCAGCCGATCCCTGACGACCACGCCCCGGGTCGATGTCGGCGCCGCGTTCGTTTCGACCTCGCCATTCACCGGACCGTGTGAACGCGTCGCGCCGTCCGGGACGGCCGGCGGTGCCGTGGTCTGCCGCGCCACGATCACGGCCCTCGTCGGCAAGGTCTCTTCGCTGGCGGTCGCTCTCTCGATCGAGCGTCCCCGGCTTCTGAGCTTGAAGGCGTCGCTCACGGGTCCCGACGGGACCTCCGTGCGCCTCCTCGAAGACCCCGGCCTCGAAGGTACGGTCTTTCGCGAGGTCATCGGCAGGACCGTCGAAAGCAAGGAGCCCCTCTCCCTCTTCTCGGGCCGCCCGGCGTCGGGAGTCTGGACCCTTCGCCTCGAGGATGGCGTCGACCCGGCCGGCAGCCGGTTGACGAGCTGGGCGCTCGTCATCGAGCCGGAGGCGCCCCTCCTCGCCGAGCCCTCCGGGGCGCCCGCACGTCTGCTGCCGACGATCGCCCGAAACGCCGGCCGTTTCGGCTCGTTCTTCGCAACGGACATCGTCCTGTTCAATCCGGACGAGCAGGCTTCCGCCGACGTGACCCTTTCATTTCTTCCCTCCGGCCGCCCGCGCGACGTCGCATCGACCGTGAGCCTTTCACTCCCACCCCGATCCACGCGAGCGCTCGGCGACGTCGTCGGCAACGCGTTCCGCACGACGGGGTTCGGGCCCGTCCACATCTCGGCCCCGAACGACGTCGTCGTGGCCAGCCGCATCGACACGACGTCCGCCGGCGGGGGCTCCTACGGACTCCTCGTTCCCGACGTCGGTCCCGAGGGCGCGATCGGCCGGCTCGATTCTCCGGCCTGGCTCGTACCCGTCTTTCGCCCGGGAAGCTCCAGAGTCAACGCCGGCTTCGTCGAGGTCACGGGCGCCCCGGCGTCCGTCGAACTCCTCGTCCGCGACGGAAGCGGCTCGGTCACCGGCCGCATCGCGCTCGACCTCCTCCCGTTCGAGAGCAGGCAGATCAACGACATCCACCAGTCCGCGGCCGTGGCGCCGACCTCGGGAGACCTCTTCGAGGTCCGGGTCCTCTCGGGCTCGGGTCGGGTGGTGGCCTGGGCGACGGCGGTCGACAACGGCTCGAATGACGGGCTCCTCGTGACGGCCTCACGCCTCCGCCGGGATGCCTACCTCCCCGCCGCAGCGCGCTCTCCGGGGCGGTTCGGCTCGTTCTTCCGCACCGATCTCAAGCTCGCGAATCCCTGGTCCTCTCCCGTGAACGTCCGGGTTTCCTATTACCCCTCCAAGGGGGCGGGCCCCTTCCAGCTGGTCCTCAGCCTGGGAGCGTGGGAGACACGCCTCTTCGAGGACGTCCTCTCCAGCGTCCTCGGCCTGTCCGAAGACTCCGCCGGCGCGCTGAGGCTCACCGTTCTCGGGGACGTCCCCGGCTTCGTCGCTTCGAGCCGCACCTACGCCGAAGAGTCCGCCAGGAGCTACGGACTCGCCATCAGCGTCCTCGAGAACGCCGAGGCGGTGGCGGGAGAGAGGATCGCCCTCACCTTCCTCTCCTCCTCTCACGAGACGCGAACGAACCTCGGCTTCCTCGAGACGTTCGGCATCCCGACGCGTGCACGGGTGACGCTTCTCGACGCCGCCGGCAGGAGCCTCGCCGTCCAGGAGCTCCTCCTCGACCGGCACGGGGCGGTTCAGTGGAACGACGTCTTCGCGGAGATGGGCGTCGGCCCGCGGCAGAACGCCTCCGCTCTCGTCGAGGTACTGGACGGCGGGGCCGTGATCGCGCACGCGATCCGCGTCGACAACCTCACGAACGACGCGAGCTTCCTCCCCGGGCGGGTCCTCAGGCCGAGGCCCCCGGGCCCCCTCTCCGCCCGCTGA
- the aroA gene encoding 3-phosphoshikimate 1-carboxyvinyltransferase, which produces MRLPRGRLGGTLRIPGSKSVTNRALVAAALATGPSEIVGPLDADDTRVLSGLLVRLGATIVAGRNSWEVVGPLSGSGREEVVFDVGPAGTPGRFLLAILPALPGRFVLDGSPRMRLRPMGPLVEALRARGARIEALGAEGFLPLRIEGGTLTGGEVSIRADVSSQFVSALLLASPLVAGGLSVRTEGRAASGAYVDLTRRVLEAFAPDGAYRPARFVVPGDDSAACFPIAGALLSGGLVRLEGLEPDSLQPDAVFRRWAAEAGGDLRWEGSGERAVLVVKGRGAGAVEAVAADVDSAPDAALPLAALQAFSRGTSRLRGVSRLRAKESDRLHSALDLLERSGATARTEGPEGDPALLIDGPSGLPRRADFAASDDHRVAMAAAVLALTLPGGCTLDTPEVVTKSYPRFWDDWADLLAPR; this is translated from the coding sequence GTGAGGCTTCCTCGCGGGCGCCTTGGCGGGACCCTCCGCATTCCGGGTTCGAAGAGCGTCACGAACCGGGCCCTCGTGGCGGCCGCGCTCGCCACGGGGCCGAGCGAGATCGTCGGGCCGCTCGACGCGGACGACACCCGCGTCCTGTCGGGCCTGCTCGTCCGGCTGGGGGCGACGATCGTGGCAGGACGGAACTCCTGGGAGGTCGTCGGACCGCTCTCGGGATCCGGCCGGGAGGAAGTGGTCTTCGACGTCGGTCCTGCCGGGACCCCCGGCCGTTTCCTCCTCGCGATTCTGCCGGCCCTCCCGGGCCGCTTCGTACTGGATGGCAGTCCGAGGATGAGGCTGAGGCCGATGGGCCCCCTCGTCGAGGCCCTGCGCGCCCGCGGCGCCCGGATCGAGGCGCTCGGGGCGGAGGGGTTCCTGCCCCTTCGGATCGAAGGTGGGACGCTGACGGGCGGCGAGGTCTCGATCCGCGCCGACGTGTCGTCCCAGTTCGTCTCGGCGCTGCTCCTCGCGTCGCCGCTCGTAGCAGGGGGCCTCTCGGTTCGGACCGAGGGCCGCGCCGCTTCGGGGGCCTACGTCGATCTGACCCGCCGCGTGCTCGAGGCGTTCGCGCCCGATGGCGCGTACCGTCCGGCCCGGTTCGTCGTGCCCGGGGACGACTCGGCGGCCTGCTTTCCGATCGCCGGCGCCCTCCTCTCCGGTGGCCTCGTCCGGCTCGAGGGCCTCGAGCCGGACTCGCTCCAGCCCGACGCGGTCTTCCGCCGATGGGCGGCAGAGGCCGGAGGCGATCTCCGGTGGGAAGGGAGCGGCGAAAGAGCCGTGCTCGTCGTGAAAGGCAGGGGCGCCGGCGCCGTCGAAGCCGTCGCTGCGGACGTCGACTCCGCGCCCGACGCGGCGCTGCCGCTCGCCGCTCTCCAGGCCTTCTCACGCGGGACTTCCCGGCTTCGCGGCGTGTCGAGGCTCCGAGCCAAGGAGTCCGACCGCCTGCATTCAGCCCTCGACCTTCTCGAGCGCTCGGGGGCCACGGCTCGCACCGAGGGCCCCGAGGGCGACCCGGCCCTGCTCATCGACGGCCCCTCGGGCCTGCCCCGCCGTGCCGACTTCGCCGCTTCGGACGACCACCGCGTGGCGATGGCGGCGGCGGTCCTCGCGCTCACGCTTCCGGGAGGGTGCACGCTCGACACGCCCGAGGTCGTCACCAAGTCGTACCCGCGCTTCTGGGATGACTGGGCAGACCTTCTCGCTCCCCGGTGA
- a CDS encoding ABC transporter permease translates to MRKPLPPLAELTVARLREFLREPEALFWVFAFPVLLALALGLAFRGKAPERIPVGVADGPGAAAAAAALGRSPSLLPRVYPGPAGREALRTGKISLLVEDDGGTVYRFDPTRPDARAARLEVDDALQRAAGREDPFLPREARATEPGSRYIDFLVPGLLGLNLMGTGMWGLGFSIVSARTRKLLKRLAATPMRRSEYLLSQMLARLVFLVFEVAILVGFGWLAFGVAVRGSLGALALVSLLGAASFAGLGLLVSSRTKTVEGVSGLMNVVMLPMWLLSGTFFSWERFPDVVHPFIRALPLTALNDALRAVMTEGRPLSALGLELGVLAITGAVSFLVAVRIFRWQ, encoded by the coding sequence ATGCGTAAGCCCCTTCCGCCCCTCGCCGAGCTGACCGTCGCCCGCCTGCGCGAGTTCCTCCGCGAGCCCGAGGCGCTCTTCTGGGTCTTCGCCTTCCCGGTCCTGCTCGCGCTCGCGCTCGGCCTGGCGTTTCGCGGCAAGGCCCCGGAGAGAATCCCCGTCGGCGTCGCCGACGGCCCCGGCGCCGCGGCGGCCGCCGCGGCCCTCGGACGGTCCCCTTCGCTCCTGCCGCGCGTTTACCCTGGCCCCGCCGGCCGCGAGGCGCTCCGCACCGGAAAGATATCCCTGCTCGTGGAGGACGACGGCGGAACCGTCTACCGTTTCGATCCGACCCGGCCAGACGCCCGCGCCGCCCGCCTCGAGGTCGACGACGCCCTCCAGCGGGCCGCCGGCCGCGAGGACCCTTTCCTGCCCCGCGAGGCCCGCGCGACGGAGCCCGGGTCGAGGTACATCGACTTCCTCGTCCCGGGCCTCCTCGGGCTCAACCTGATGGGAACCGGGATGTGGGGGCTCGGTTTCTCGATCGTCAGCGCACGGACGAGGAAGCTCCTCAAGAGGCTCGCGGCGACCCCGATGCGCCGGAGCGAGTACCTCCTCTCGCAGATGCTCGCCCGCCTCGTCTTCCTGGTCTTCGAGGTGGCGATCCTCGTCGGCTTCGGCTGGCTCGCGTTCGGGGTCGCCGTCCGTGGCTCTCTCGGCGCGCTCGCGCTCGTCTCGCTCCTCGGGGCGGCCTCGTTCGCCGGTCTCGGACTCCTCGTCTCCTCGAGGACGAAGACCGTCGAGGGCGTCAGCGGCCTGATGAACGTCGTCATGCTCCCGATGTGGCTCCTGTCGGGGACGTTCTTCTCCTGGGAACGGTTCCCCGACGTCGTGCACCCGTTCATCCGGGCGCTGCCGCTCACGGCACTGAACGACGCGCTCCGGGCGGTCATGACGGAAGGACGCCCGCTCTCGGCCCTCGGCCTCGAGCTGGGCGTCCTCGCAATCACCGGAGCGGTCTCGTTCCTCGTGGCCGTCCGAATCTTTCGGTGGCAGTGA